One Microcebus murinus isolate Inina chromosome 22, M.murinus_Inina_mat1.0, whole genome shotgun sequence DNA segment encodes these proteins:
- the C22H22orf39 gene encoding synaptic plasticity regulator PANTS isoform X2: MADGGGGWRPPRPCEAYRAEWELCRSARHLLHHYYVHGERPACEQWRRDLASCRAWEQRRSNEAQPLKNAFSNSKGTIKGKRTQTGAKSTQAY; encoded by the exons ATGGCGGACGGCGGGGGCGGCTGGCGG CCGCCGCGCCCCTGCGAGGCCTACCGAGCCGAGTGGGAGCTGTGCCGCAGCGCCCGGCACCTGCTGCACCACTACTACGTCCACGGCGAGCGGCCGGCCTGCGAGCAGTGGCGGCGCGACCTGGCCAGCTGCCGCGCCTGGGAGCAGCGCCGGAGCAACGAGGCCCAG CCACTCAAGAATGCTTTCTCCAATTCCAAGGGCACAATCAAGGGGAAAAGGACTCAGACAGGGGCTAAGTCAACCCAAGCCTACTGA
- the MRPL40 gene encoding large ribosomal subunit protein mL40: MAAATLRTVVRALRPASGLLGTWQTQIRDTHQRASLLSFWELVPMRSEPLRKKKKVDPKKDQAAKDRLKKRIRKLEKASQELIPIEDFITPVRFLDKARQRREVELSFEESERRALLLKRWSLYKQREHEMEREAIRAMLEAQQEALQELQLESPELHTEAIKRDHGLFPFEKKGPDYTPPVSNYQPPEGRYNDITKVYTQMEFKK, translated from the exons ATGGCTGCTGCGACTCTGCGGACCGTCGTGCGCGCCCTGCGCCCCGCAAGCGG GCTTCTGGGAACTTGGCAGACGCAGATTAGAGACACCCACCAGCGAGCCTCATTGTTATCCTTCTGGGAACTCGTTCCCATGAG ATCAGAACCTCTTCGAAAGAAGAAGAAGGTAGATCCTAAAAAAGACCAAGCAGCAAAGGACCGCTTGAAAAAGAGGATCCGAAAACTGGAAAAGGCTAGCCAAGAGTTAATTCCCATTGAAGATTTTATTACCCCTGTGAGGTTCTTGGATAAAGCAAG ACAGCGGCGTGAGGTAGAGCTCTCCTTTGAGGAGAGTGAGCGGAGAGCTCTGCTTCTAAAGAGGTGGTCCCTGTACAAGCAACGGGAACATGAGATGGAGAGGGAAGCCATCAGGGCCATGCTGGAGGCCCAGCAGGAAGCTCTGCAGGAGCTGCAACTTGAGTCGCCAGAGCTCCACACCGAGGCTATCAAGCGGGACCACGGCCTATTCCCCTTTGAAAAGAAAGGGCCAGATTACACACCACCAGTCTCTAACTACCAGCCCCCTGAAGGCAGGTACAATGATATCACCAAGGTGTACACACAGATGGAGTTCAAGAAATAG
- the C22H22orf39 gene encoding synaptic plasticity regulator PANTS isoform X1 has translation MADGGGGWRPPRPCEAYRAEWELCRSARHLLHHYYVHGERPACEQWRRDLASCRAWEQRRSNEAQQSLCESERARVQAAQKYTLVWALRQSPPADWHLPLPQEKDE, from the exons ATGGCGGACGGCGGGGGCGGCTGGCGG CCGCCGCGCCCCTGCGAGGCCTACCGAGCCGAGTGGGAGCTGTGCCGCAGCGCCCGGCACCTGCTGCACCACTACTACGTCCACGGCGAGCGGCCGGCCTGCGAGCAGTGGCGGCGCGACCTGGCCAGCTGCCGCGCCTGGGAGCAGCGCCGGAGCAACGAGGCCCAG CAATCCCTCTGTGAGAGCGAGCGGGCACGAGTCCAGGCTGCACAGAAGTACACCCTGGTGTGGGCCCTCCGGCAGAGCCCCCCTGCAGACTGGcacctccctctgcctcaggAGAAGGATGAATGA